A region of Sandaracinaceae bacterium DNA encodes the following proteins:
- a CDS encoding cyclic nucleotide-binding domain-containing protein has protein sequence MNTLADLRAHADAALLAGRHLEALHGYAVLTTLEPINLDARLRIADALLALGEIQRAAVVYTAVARHCAHGGHPLRALVALKVLTTLEPLLESLLASLGELYSRDSERLGRGIRLAPGDPERALPEGFTLGATPDQAQLVAHCEKLGADLSKAGQVYPEKLPPIPLFSELPSGAFARVLAAMKLRRTRPGEVIVAEGQPGHSFFVLARGEVAVTKHLAQGGDRRLATLHDGAIFGEMAMVSASPRSATVTAATDCDLLEFDREALAAVSHDVGTVAVALDKFTRERLLNNLLATAPLFAPLDRRQRFDLIRRFTAHDVAAGVHVIEEGATGRGLFMLLSGEVDVSKRDQGSKVLLASLGPGDVFGEISLVHDEPASATVTAAKQSTVLFLAKEIFHRLEEAVPEIGDYVRNLGEERMMDTRLLLDSGYEDENTTEDDLILI, from the coding sequence ATGAACACCCTCGCGGATCTGCGGGCTCACGCCGACGCCGCGCTCCTCGCGGGGCGGCACCTCGAGGCGCTGCACGGCTACGCGGTGCTGACCACCCTCGAGCCGATCAACCTGGACGCGCGCCTGCGGATCGCGGACGCGTTGCTGGCCCTCGGCGAGATCCAGCGCGCGGCGGTCGTCTACACCGCGGTCGCGCGGCACTGCGCGCATGGGGGACACCCGCTGCGGGCGCTGGTGGCGCTCAAGGTGCTCACCACCCTGGAGCCGCTGCTGGAGTCGCTCCTCGCCAGCCTGGGTGAGCTCTACTCGCGTGACTCGGAGCGCCTCGGGCGCGGCATCCGGCTGGCGCCGGGGGATCCCGAGCGAGCGCTGCCGGAGGGCTTCACGCTCGGCGCGACCCCCGATCAGGCGCAGCTGGTCGCGCACTGCGAGAAGCTCGGCGCGGACCTGTCGAAGGCCGGCCAGGTCTACCCGGAGAAGCTCCCGCCCATCCCGCTGTTCTCGGAGCTGCCGTCGGGCGCCTTCGCGCGGGTGCTCGCCGCGATGAAGCTTCGACGCACGCGGCCGGGTGAGGTGATCGTCGCGGAGGGTCAGCCGGGTCACAGCTTCTTCGTGCTGGCGCGCGGCGAGGTCGCGGTGACCAAGCACCTCGCCCAGGGCGGCGACCGCCGGCTCGCGACCCTGCACGACGGCGCCATCTTCGGGGAGATGGCGATGGTCAGCGCGTCGCCGCGGTCCGCGACCGTCACCGCGGCGACCGACTGCGATCTGCTGGAGTTCGATCGCGAGGCCCTCGCGGCGGTCAGCCACGACGTCGGGACGGTCGCGGTGGCGCTGGACAAGTTCACCCGGGAGCGGCTGCTCAACAACCTGCTCGCCACCGCGCCGCTCTTCGCGCCGCTCGACCGGCGCCAGCGCTTCGACCTCATCCGACGCTTCACGGCGCACGACGTGGCGGCGGGGGTCCACGTCATCGAGGAGGGCGCGACGGGCCGCGGGCTGTTCATGCTGCTGAGCGGTGAGGTCGACGTGTCCAAGCGCGACCAGGGCTCGAAGGTGCTCCTGGCCAGCCTCGGCCCGGGGGACGTGTTCGGCGAGATCTCGCTCGTGCACGACGAGCCGGCCAGCGCGACGGTCACGGCGGCGAAGCAGAGCACCGTGCTCTTCCTGGCGAAGGAGATCTTCCATCGCCTCGAGGAGGCGGTGCCGGAGATCGGTGACTACGTCCGCAACCTCGGCGAGGAGCGCATGATGGACACGCGGCTCCTGCTCGACTCGGGCTACGAGGACGAGAACACGACCGAGGACGATCTGATCCTCATCTGA
- a CDS encoding S8 family peptidase: MKRHLWILGLFAAAFLVMVIFSVNARTDADPTPAGLSGQVDPPTGAVLVDLDDDASAEAHAAVAERLARAIAPFGWPSGDAALGAELNDEANLFRLEPPLSEIDDVMRALADDPNVEVVEVERSWSLEEPAAFVRPLTAPAPAPVDDPDRFVPNDPYYQHQWHLDQIGMPRAWTMSRGAGVVVAVIDTGVAYREEGGFHQAPDLGQTRFVDGYDFVRNDAFPDDEHGHGTHVAGTVAQSTNNGVGVAGVAPEATIMPLKVLDRNGTGGWGGIAAAIRYAADNGAHVINMSLGGGSPSRAVQRAIDYAHGKGVLVVAAAGNSSRSRVEYPARHNHVVAVGAVRYDRELTFYSCYGTGLDVVAPGGDLRVDQNDDGMPDGVLQNTMVRGDTARFDYLAWQGTSMAAPHVAGVAALVYANGVSDPDSVERILKQSATNLGDAHRYGSGLVQAPDALAKATQHGGAARGAVALGLSLLLLLGLRRKDALGVAPVSTTGWAVVSAGGLGVLPWALAGLGGFGAMLSLGALGSGAWSLGAWGTLALASALPIFGAVALGYHVKRLRPLLVGLGLGSAAFLAVEALWPTLRFALLPEALVGPWLLLNALGALGLAAVVARKAR; the protein is encoded by the coding sequence TTGAAGCGACATCTCTGGATTCTCGGCCTCTTCGCGGCGGCCTTCCTCGTCATGGTGATCTTCTCCGTGAACGCGCGGACGGACGCCGATCCGACGCCGGCCGGCCTCTCCGGGCAGGTCGATCCACCCACGGGCGCGGTGCTCGTGGACCTCGACGACGACGCGAGCGCCGAGGCGCACGCAGCGGTCGCCGAGCGGCTGGCCCGCGCGATCGCGCCCTTCGGCTGGCCCTCCGGTGACGCCGCCCTCGGCGCGGAGCTGAACGACGAGGCGAACCTCTTCCGCCTCGAGCCGCCCCTGAGCGAGATCGACGACGTCATGCGCGCGCTCGCCGACGACCCGAACGTCGAGGTGGTCGAGGTCGAGCGGAGCTGGTCCCTCGAGGAGCCGGCCGCGTTCGTCCGGCCGCTCACCGCGCCGGCCCCGGCGCCGGTCGACGACCCGGATCGCTTCGTCCCGAACGACCCCTACTACCAGCACCAGTGGCACCTCGATCAGATCGGGATGCCGCGCGCGTGGACGATGTCGCGCGGCGCCGGGGTGGTCGTCGCGGTGATCGACACCGGGGTCGCGTACCGCGAGGAGGGCGGCTTCCACCAGGCGCCGGACCTCGGCCAGACCCGCTTCGTCGACGGCTACGACTTCGTGCGGAACGACGCCTTCCCCGACGACGAGCACGGCCACGGCACGCACGTCGCGGGCACGGTGGCGCAGAGCACGAACAACGGCGTCGGGGTCGCGGGCGTCGCGCCCGAGGCGACCATCATGCCGCTCAAGGTGCTCGACCGGAACGGCACGGGCGGGTGGGGCGGCATCGCGGCCGCCATCCGCTACGCGGCCGACAACGGGGCGCACGTGATCAACATGTCGCTCGGCGGCGGCAGCCCCTCCCGCGCGGTGCAGCGCGCCATCGACTACGCGCACGGCAAGGGTGTGCTCGTGGTGGCGGCGGCCGGCAACTCGAGCCGCAGCCGGGTCGAATACCCCGCGCGTCACAACCACGTCGTGGCCGTGGGCGCGGTGCGCTACGACCGCGAGCTGACCTTCTACTCCTGCTACGGCACCGGCCTCGACGTCGTCGCGCCCGGCGGCGATCTGCGGGTCGATCAGAACGACGACGGCATGCCCGACGGCGTGCTGCAGAACACGATGGTCCGCGGCGACACCGCGCGATTCGACTACCTCGCGTGGCAGGGCACCTCGATGGCCGCGCCCCACGTCGCGGGCGTCGCGGCCCTCGTCTACGCCAACGGGGTCAGCGACCCCGACTCGGTCGAGCGCATCCTGAAGCAGAGCGCGACGAACCTCGGCGACGCGCACCGCTACGGCTCGGGCCTGGTGCAGGCGCCGGACGCGCTCGCGAAGGCGACGCAGCACGGCGGCGCCGCGCGTGGCGCGGTGGCCCTCGGCCTCTCCCTGCTCCTCTTGCTCGGCCTCCGGCGCAAGGACGCGCTCGGTGTGGCGCCGGTCTCCACGACCGGCTGGGCCGTGGTCAGCGCGGGTGGCCTCGGCGTCCTGCCGTGGGCGCTGGCGGGGCTCGGCGGCTTCGGCGCCATGCTCTCGCTGGGCGCGCTCGGCTCGGGCGCGTGGTCGCTGGGCGCCTGGGGCACGCTCGCGCTCGCGAGCGCGCTGCCGATCTTCGGCGCAGTGGCGCTGGGCTACCACGTGAAGCGGCTGCGCCCGCTCCTGGTCGGGCTCGGGCTCGGCAGCGCGGCGTTCCTGGCCGTCGAGGCCCTCTGGCCGACGCTCCGGTTCGCGCTCTTGCCCGAGGCGCTCGTGGGGCCCTGGCTGCTCCTGAACGCCCTCGGGGCCCTCGGGCTCGCCGCGGTGGTCGCTCGAAAGGCGCGATAA
- a CDS encoding YdcH family protein, which translates to MSRSQRRIDSNKNITRLEKRHKQLKAQVAEYESRLGLNPDEQVRLQKLKKEKLATKDELSRISSVP; encoded by the coding sequence ATGAGCAGGTCTCAGCGCCGAATCGATAGCAACAAGAACATCACGCGACTGGAGAAGCGCCACAAGCAGCTGAAGGCGCAGGTCGCGGAGTATGAATCGAGGCTGGGGCTAAATCCTGACGAACAAGTCAGATTGCAAAAACTGAAGAAAGAGAAGCTAGCGACCAAGGACGAGCTGAGTCGAATCTCGTCCGTACCCTGA
- a CDS encoding outer membrane lipoprotein carrier protein LolA, translated as MKPSRKLWTMLAVACSGAAVLVASAAVERAEAQARPSAAEVASWVQTFYDQTQTMTARFVQRYRNRVYDRTDVSRGRVRFRKPGMMRFDYDDPNGKIVVSDGSNLTVFEPPDPGQQRGQYYQQPISDAQLPAALSFLTGTGRLDENFRFRLLDASRLGYADGQVLELRSRRPTPHYSRILLFVDDDESRRGVVHRIMIVDSSNNVNRFDFLEQRLNRDVPESVFRWRPPAGTRRIQP; from the coding sequence ATGAAGCCCTCCCGAAAGCTGTGGACGATGCTCGCGGTCGCTTGCTCAGGCGCGGCCGTCCTGGTGGCCAGCGCGGCGGTCGAGCGCGCGGAGGCGCAGGCCCGCCCGAGCGCGGCCGAGGTCGCCTCGTGGGTGCAGACCTTCTACGACCAGACCCAGACGATGACCGCGCGCTTCGTGCAGCGGTACCGCAACCGGGTCTACGACCGGACCGACGTCAGCCGGGGCCGCGTCCGCTTCCGCAAGCCGGGCATGATGCGCTTCGACTACGACGACCCCAACGGCAAGATCGTCGTGAGCGACGGATCGAACCTCACGGTCTTCGAGCCGCCCGACCCCGGCCAGCAGCGCGGGCAGTACTACCAGCAGCCGATCAGCGACGCGCAGCTCCCCGCCGCGCTCAGCTTCCTGACCGGGACGGGCCGGCTCGACGAGAACTTCCGCTTCCGATTGCTGGACGCCTCGCGCCTCGGCTACGCGGACGGGCAGGTGCTCGAGCTGCGCAGCCGCCGTCCCACCCCGCACTACTCGCGCATCCTCCTCTTCGTCGACGACGACGAGTCGCGTCGCGGCGTCGTGCACCGGATCATGATCGTGGACTCGTCGAACAACGTGAACCGCTTCGACTTCCTCGAGCAGCGGCTCAACCGCGACGTGCCCGAGAGCGTGTTCCGGTGGCGTCCCCCGGCCGGCACCCGCCGCATCCAGCCCTGA
- a CDS encoding glycosyltransferase family 4 protein: protein MRIGVLTTSYPRFEGDVAGVFVRGMARALAARGHTLEVLAPKPAAGEAPLTDPGVTLRWIDYGAGLRTFYGAGVPDNVRRDPRAWPGLLSFPRALLEETRARAQSWDALVSHWALPSALVAGRVRGERPHLAVLHSADVHLMARLPLSGRIAARVGASADELWFASNALRKRFLHLLAPVPRARLASRAHASAMGVELEPPSASRRALRQRLRFDRFTLLSVGRLVPIKGLRHAIDAIGGDAGVQLVIAGEGPSQLELARRAAQRRARVRFLGVRTGRDKADLFAAADALVLPSIELSSGRTEGTPTVVLEAARAGLPVVASASGGVAELFDEESAWLVPPADVDALRRALRACALEPGARRSKAAAAREIGEAFTWEVLAPRIEDLLERNLP, encoded by the coding sequence ATGCGGATCGGAGTGCTGACGACGAGCTACCCGCGCTTCGAGGGCGACGTGGCGGGCGTCTTCGTGCGGGGCATGGCGCGCGCGCTCGCCGCGCGGGGGCACACCCTGGAGGTCCTCGCGCCGAAGCCCGCGGCGGGCGAGGCGCCGCTCACCGACCCGGGCGTGACGCTTCGGTGGATCGACTACGGGGCGGGCCTGCGCACCTTCTACGGCGCGGGCGTCCCCGACAACGTGCGCCGCGACCCGCGCGCCTGGCCTGGCCTGCTGAGCTTCCCCCGCGCCTTGCTCGAGGAGACCCGCGCCCGGGCGCAGAGCTGGGACGCGCTCGTGAGCCACTGGGCGCTGCCGTCGGCGCTCGTCGCGGGCAGGGTGCGAGGCGAGCGGCCGCACCTCGCGGTCCTCCACTCGGCGGACGTGCACCTCATGGCGAGGCTCCCGCTGTCGGGCCGGATCGCCGCGCGCGTGGGCGCGAGCGCGGACGAGCTGTGGTTCGCGTCCAACGCGCTCCGCAAGCGCTTCCTCCACCTGTTGGCTCCGGTGCCGCGGGCTCGGCTGGCCAGCCGCGCGCACGCGAGCGCGATGGGGGTGGAGCTCGAGCCGCCGTCGGCCTCACGGCGCGCGCTCCGACAGCGGCTGCGCTTCGACCGCTTCACCCTGCTGTCGGTGGGTCGGCTCGTGCCCATCAAGGGGCTGCGCCACGCGATCGACGCGATCGGCGGCGACGCCGGAGTCCAGCTCGTGATCGCGGGCGAGGGACCGTCGCAGCTCGAGCTCGCCCGCCGCGCGGCGCAGCGACGCGCCCGCGTTCGGTTCCTGGGGGTCCGAACGGGGCGCGACAAGGCCGATCTCTTCGCCGCGGCGGACGCCCTGGTGCTGCCTTCCATCGAGCTGTCGAGCGGCCGCACCGAAGGGACCCCGACCGTGGTGCTCGAGGCGGCGCGGGCCGGCCTGCCCGTGGTCGCGAGCGCCAGCGGCGGCGTGGCCGAGCTCTTCGACGAGGAGAGCGCCTGGCTGGTCCCTCCCGCGGACGTCGACGCCCTCCGCCGCGCGCTCCGCGCCTGCGCGCTCGAGCCGGGGGCGCGCCGATCGAAGGCGGCGGCGGCGCGCGAGATCGGCGAGGCTTTCACGTGGGAGGTCCTCGCGCCGCGCATCGAAGATCTCCTCGAACGGAACCTGCCGTGA
- a CDS encoding glycosyltransferase family 2 protein — protein MLHGATIAVVVPAHDEARLIARTLASIPTWIDRVVVVDDASRDDTAARAEGFGDPRVSVVRHAVNRGVGAAIVTGYRRAFEDGADVAAVMAGDAQMDPADLRAVVEPVARGEADYVKGNRLSHPEALSAMPLHRLVGNHALSALTRLVTGLDVYDSQCGYTAMHRRVADRVQLQRLWPRYGYPNDLLSRLAVARLRVRDVPVRPVYADEESGIRTQDLLLSFPLVLGLGLARRVFVADRR, from the coding sequence ATGCTGCACGGCGCCACCATCGCCGTCGTGGTGCCCGCCCACGACGAGGCTCGACTCATCGCGCGAACCCTCGCGTCGATCCCCACGTGGATCGATCGCGTGGTCGTGGTGGACGACGCCTCGCGTGACGACACGGCGGCGCGCGCCGAGGGCTTCGGGGACCCGCGCGTCTCGGTGGTCCGCCACGCGGTGAACCGCGGCGTCGGCGCGGCCATCGTGACCGGCTATCGGCGCGCCTTCGAGGACGGCGCCGACGTCGCCGCCGTGATGGCGGGCGACGCGCAGATGGACCCGGCCGATCTCCGCGCGGTGGTGGAGCCCGTGGCCCGCGGTGAGGCCGACTACGTCAAGGGCAACCGCCTCTCGCACCCCGAGGCGCTGAGCGCGATGCCGCTGCATCGGCTGGTCGGCAACCACGCGCTGAGCGCCCTGACCCGCCTCGTCACCGGGCTCGATGTCTACGACTCGCAGTGCGGCTACACCGCCATGCACCGCCGCGTGGCCGACCGCGTCCAGCTGCAGCGCCTTTGGCCCCGTTACGGCTACCCGAACGATCTCCTGTCCCGGCTCGCGGTGGCGCGGCTCCGCGTGCGCGACGTCCCCGTGCGCCCCGTCTACGCGGACGAGGAGAGCGGCATCCGCACGCAGGACCTGCTGCTGAGCTTCCCCCTCGTGCTCGGCCTCGGGCTCGCGCGTCGGGTCTTCGTGGCCGACCGGCGCTGA
- the glmS gene encoding glutamine--fructose-6-phosphate transaminase (isomerizing), with protein sequence MCGIVGYVGDEECAPILLDGLKRLEYRGYDSAGTAIYDGESIRVVRAVGKLRHLEKAIDEKKPTGQIGIGHTRWATHGRPSEVNAHPHLIGGVAVVHNGIIENHLSLRARLKERGAKILSDTDTEIVAHLIDQQVREGLDIEAAVRKALSEVHGAYALAVLSEAEPDRLVVAKSASPLVLGIGDGEMFAGSDIPALLPYTRKMIFLEDGEMAVLTKDEAVITTIEGVAVDRAPRHIDWSPVMAEKAGYKHFMLKEIHEQPRAMEDTLRGRLDRENGDINGHEIGLSDEDAREIKRVYLLACGTSHHAAMTGRYFIEKLAKVPTTVELASEFRGRMPIVGEGDLVIAVSQSGETLDTLVAAKEAKERGAKVLAIANVIGSAIPRMSDAAFYTHAGPEIGVASTKCFSTQLANLLMLSVWLGRRRGVLSEAETGELVEDMARLPHLMRDVLLGTRQLVANLAKRYSEARDVLFLGRGLNFPIALEGALKLKEISYVHAEGYAAGEMKHGPIALIDSNVPVLVLAPKDSWYERTLSNLQEAKAREAQVIAVATEGDEDAREVAHDLVEIPMVREELTPFLTVLPLQLYSYYVADFKGTDVDQPRNLAKTVTVE encoded by the coding sequence ATGTGCGGAATCGTCGGCTACGTCGGGGACGAAGAGTGCGCCCCCATCCTCCTCGATGGCCTGAAGCGTCTGGAGTACCGCGGGTACGACTCGGCGGGCACGGCCATCTACGACGGCGAGAGCATCCGGGTGGTGCGCGCCGTCGGCAAGCTGCGCCACCTCGAGAAGGCCATCGACGAGAAGAAGCCCACCGGGCAGATCGGCATCGGTCACACCCGCTGGGCGACCCACGGCCGGCCGTCCGAGGTCAACGCGCACCCGCACCTGATCGGCGGCGTCGCGGTGGTCCACAACGGGATCATCGAGAACCACCTCTCGCTCCGCGCACGCCTGAAGGAGCGCGGCGCGAAGATCCTCTCGGACACGGACACCGAGATCGTCGCGCACCTCATCGATCAGCAGGTCAGGGAGGGCCTCGACATCGAGGCCGCGGTCCGGAAGGCGCTCTCCGAGGTCCACGGCGCGTACGCGCTCGCGGTGCTCAGCGAGGCCGAGCCCGACCGGCTGGTGGTGGCCAAGAGCGCCTCGCCGCTGGTGCTCGGCATCGGCGACGGAGAGATGTTCGCCGGCTCGGACATCCCCGCGCTTCTGCCGTACACGCGCAAGATGATCTTCCTCGAGGACGGCGAGATGGCCGTGCTCACCAAGGACGAGGCGGTCATCACGACCATCGAAGGCGTGGCGGTGGATCGCGCCCCGCGACACATCGACTGGTCGCCCGTGATGGCCGAGAAGGCCGGCTACAAGCACTTCATGCTCAAGGAGATCCACGAGCAGCCGCGCGCGATGGAGGACACGCTCCGCGGCCGGTTGGATCGTGAGAACGGCGACATCAACGGCCACGAGATCGGCCTCAGCGACGAGGACGCGAGAGAGATCAAGCGCGTCTACCTGCTCGCCTGCGGCACGAGCCATCACGCGGCGATGACCGGGCGCTACTTCATCGAGAAGCTCGCCAAGGTGCCGACCACGGTCGAGCTCGCGAGCGAGTTCCGCGGCCGGATGCCCATCGTCGGCGAGGGTGACCTCGTCATCGCGGTGAGCCAGTCGGGCGAGACCCTCGACACCCTCGTCGCGGCGAAGGAGGCGAAGGAGCGCGGCGCGAAGGTGCTCGCGATCGCCAACGTGATCGGCAGCGCCATCCCGCGCATGAGCGACGCGGCCTTCTACACGCACGCGGGCCCCGAGATCGGCGTGGCCTCGACGAAGTGCTTCTCCACGCAGCTCGCCAACCTGCTGATGCTCTCGGTCTGGCTCGGCCGGCGCAGGGGCGTCCTGAGCGAGGCGGAGACGGGGGAGCTGGTCGAGGACATGGCGCGCCTGCCGCACCTGATGCGCGACGTGCTGCTCGGCACCCGTCAGCTCGTGGCGAACCTGGCCAAGCGCTACAGCGAGGCGCGGGACGTGCTGTTCCTGGGGCGCGGGCTGAACTTCCCCATCGCGCTCGAGGGCGCGCTCAAGCTCAAGGAGATCAGCTACGTGCACGCCGAGGGCTACGCGGCCGGCGAGATGAAGCACGGGCCGATCGCGCTCATCGACAGCAACGTGCCGGTGCTGGTGCTCGCGCCGAAGGACAGCTGGTACGAGCGCACGCTCAGCAACCTCCAGGAGGCGAAGGCGCGCGAGGCACAGGTCATCGCGGTGGCGACCGAGGGCGACGAGGACGCGCGCGAGGTGGCCCACGACCTGGTGGAGATCCCCATGGTGCGCGAGGAGCTGACGCCCTTCCTCACCGTGCTGCCGCTCCAGCTCTACAGCTACTACGTGGCCGACTTCAAAGGCACCGACGTCGATCAGCCGCGCAACCTCGCGAAGACCGTCACCGTCGAGTAG
- a CDS encoding pitrilysin family protein, with protein sequence MKRALIGLTALSMLACGPGATPDEGDETTGDETVVEVVREAPPRQPPPESGPPRDVQFPDIARADAAGLDVNTVRFGDLPLVYLRLVIRSGSAQDPADLPGLAHFVAQMLKEGTRQRSSAELAEAIEFLGANLYVGSDEANVYIMVRALSEHLDEAMDLLAEVARNPRFSETELRRLKQRERDRLALSSQQPRYLARRELYRELYGNHPYAHVDTTMEAIGDISRRDLQSWHRANFVPNNAFLVAVGDVQPAAVQQAAERAFRGWRRRDVAETTYPEPPQRAQREVLVVDRPQSVQSVIYVGNLALARSNPDFVRLQVANQVLGGSAASRLFMDLREQRSLTYGAYSQVAERAQVAPFVAFAAVRNEVTEEAMAGFVEHLDRIVAEEPPADEVRDAQSYLSDSFPLQIETAGRVAAMVEELRVYDLPDDYWDGYRSAIREVTAAQAHAAAEQYIRPDRAIIVAVGKAADIVQPLRRYGRVRVIDTDGNEIETFPAADAE encoded by the coding sequence GTGAAGCGCGCCCTGATCGGCCTGACGGCCCTGAGCATGCTCGCCTGCGGTCCCGGCGCCACGCCGGACGAGGGCGACGAGACGACCGGCGACGAGACGGTCGTCGAGGTGGTCCGCGAGGCGCCCCCGCGCCAGCCCCCGCCGGAGAGCGGCCCGCCGCGGGACGTTCAGTTCCCGGACATCGCGCGCGCCGACGCGGCCGGGCTCGACGTCAACACCGTTCGCTTCGGCGATCTGCCGCTCGTGTACCTGCGGCTCGTGATCCGGAGCGGCAGCGCGCAGGACCCCGCGGACCTCCCCGGCCTCGCGCACTTCGTCGCGCAGATGCTGAAGGAGGGCACCCGCCAGCGCTCGAGCGCGGAGCTCGCCGAGGCGATCGAGTTCCTCGGCGCCAACCTCTACGTCGGCTCGGACGAGGCGAACGTCTACATCATGGTCCGGGCGCTGTCGGAGCACCTGGACGAGGCGATGGACCTGCTCGCCGAGGTGGCCCGCAACCCGCGCTTCAGCGAGACGGAGCTGCGGCGCCTCAAGCAGCGCGAGCGCGACCGGCTGGCGCTGTCGTCCCAGCAGCCGCGCTACCTCGCGCGCAGAGAGCTCTACCGCGAGCTCTACGGCAACCACCCCTACGCGCACGTGGACACGACGATGGAGGCCATCGGCGACATCTCGCGCCGCGACCTCCAGAGCTGGCACCGCGCGAACTTCGTCCCGAACAACGCCTTCCTGGTCGCGGTCGGAGACGTCCAGCCGGCGGCCGTGCAACAGGCCGCCGAGCGCGCCTTCCGCGGCTGGCGCCGCCGGGACGTGGCCGAGACGACCTACCCCGAGCCGCCGCAGCGCGCGCAGCGTGAGGTGCTCGTGGTCGACCGGCCGCAGTCGGTGCAGTCGGTGATCTACGTGGGCAACCTCGCGCTCGCGCGGAGCAACCCCGACTTCGTCCGGCTCCAGGTCGCCAACCAGGTGCTGGGCGGCTCGGCCGCGTCGCGCCTGTTCATGGATCTGCGAGAGCAGCGGAGCCTCACCTACGGCGCCTACAGCCAGGTGGCGGAGCGGGCGCAGGTCGCCCCGTTCGTCGCCTTCGCCGCGGTGCGCAACGAGGTCACCGAGGAGGCCATGGCCGGCTTCGTCGAGCACCTCGATCGCATCGTGGCCGAGGAGCCGCCCGCGGACGAGGTGCGGGACGCGCAGAGCTATCTCAGCGACTCCTTCCCCTTGCAGATCGAGACGGCGGGCCGCGTCGCCGCGATGGTGGAGGAGCTGCGGGTCTACGACCTCCCCGACGACTACTGGGACGGCTACCGCTCGGCCATCCGCGAGGTGACGGCGGCGCAAGCGCACGCGGCGGCGGAGCAGTACATCCGCCCCGACCGGGCGATCATCGTCGCGGTGGGCAAGGCCGCCGACATCGTGCAGCCGCTCCGCCGCTACGGGCGGGTGCGGGTCATCGACACGGACGGCAACGAGATCGAGACGTTCCCCGCGGCCGACGCCGAATAG
- a CDS encoding pitrilysin family protein, translating to MKKIQSMAGSLGVRGLCLGALGLGALCLGGQMLLGGLAAAQQADEAEAQTPLASLPIQRERLDNGLRVVMSPDRTVPTVAVSVYYDVGSRNEERGRSGFAHLFEHMMFQGSENVAKGEHFSLIMNRGGSLNGTTSHDRTNYFETLPSNELALGLWLEADRMRSLAVTEENFENQRQVVMEEWRQSYRNQPYSMSFLRINELAYGDYWPYSHSTIGDIADLENAPLSAVQQFFDTYYKPNNAVLSIAGDFDPEEAMALVRRYFGEIPSGEVPTYAPGDLAPQTSERVDTIHDPLAQRPAFHVAWHIPQNREPDHYALEMMGLVLGDGESSRLYQELVKEQELAQEIFIGTDDRRGPDLFSAWVILSEGHTGEEARAVIFREIENVARRGVTERELQKAQNRIRSSFIFGLQSNLQRSQRLAEYELYYDDAALIREEMARYMAVTREDIQRVAGQYFTETNRTVLDVVPQPPQQQEASPQEAQQEEGGEQ from the coding sequence ATGAAGAAGATCCAATCGATGGCGGGGAGCCTCGGCGTGAGAGGCCTCTGCCTCGGCGCCCTCGGCCTCGGAGCGCTCTGCCTCGGCGGCCAGATGCTGCTGGGAGGTCTCGCCGCGGCACAGCAAGCCGACGAGGCCGAGGCGCAGACGCCGCTCGCGAGCCTCCCCATCCAGCGCGAGCGCCTCGACAACGGACTGCGCGTGGTCATGAGCCCCGACCGGACCGTCCCGACCGTCGCCGTCAGCGTCTACTACGACGTCGGCTCGCGGAACGAGGAGCGCGGCCGCTCCGGGTTCGCTCATCTCTTCGAGCACATGATGTTCCAGGGCTCGGAGAACGTGGCCAAGGGCGAGCACTTCTCGCTGATCATGAACCGCGGCGGCTCCCTCAACGGCACCACCAGTCACGATCGCACCAACTACTTCGAGACCCTCCCGAGCAACGAGCTCGCGCTCGGGCTCTGGCTCGAGGCCGACCGGATGCGCTCGCTCGCGGTGACCGAGGAGAACTTCGAGAACCAGCGGCAGGTCGTGATGGAGGAGTGGCGCCAGAGCTACCGCAACCAGCCCTACTCGATGAGCTTCCTGCGCATCAACGAGCTCGCGTACGGCGACTACTGGCCCTACTCGCACTCGACGATCGGTGACATCGCGGACCTCGAGAACGCGCCGCTGTCGGCCGTGCAGCAGTTCTTCGACACCTACTACAAGCCGAACAACGCGGTGCTCAGCATCGCGGGCGACTTCGACCCCGAGGAGGCCATGGCGCTGGTGCGCCGCTACTTCGGTGAGATCCCCTCGGGCGAGGTGCCCACGTACGCGCCGGGCGACCTCGCGCCGCAGACCTCGGAGCGCGTGGACACCATTCACGACCCCCTCGCCCAGCGCCCTGCGTTCCACGTCGCGTGGCACATCCCGCAGAACCGCGAGCCCGACCACTACGCGCTCGAGATGATGGGCCTGGTGCTCGGCGACGGTGAGTCGTCCCGGCTCTACCAGGAGCTGGTCAAGGAGCAGGAGCTCGCGCAGGAGATCTTCATCGGCACCGACGACCGTCGCGGGCCCGACCTCTTCAGCGCCTGGGTGATCCTCAGCGAGGGCCACACCGGCGAAGAGGCGCGGGCGGTGATCTTCCGCGAGATCGAGAACGTGGCCCGCCGCGGCGTGACCGAGCGCGAGCTGCAGAAGGCCCAGAACCGCATCCGCTCGAGCTTCATCTTCGGCCTCCAGTCCAACCTCCAGCGCAGCCAGCGCCTGGCGGAGTACGAGCTCTACTACGACGACGCCGCGCTCATCCGTGAGGAGATGGCGCGCTACATGGCGGTCACCCGCGAGGACATCCAGCGCGTCGCCGGCCAGTACTTCACCGAGACCAACCGCACCGTGCTCGACGTGGTCCCCCAGCCGCCGCAGCAGCAAGAGGCTTCCCCGCAGGAAGCCCAGCAAGAAGAAGGAGGCGAGCAGTGA